The following coding sequences are from one Paenibacillus stellifer window:
- a CDS encoding LacI family DNA-binding transcriptional regulator, with protein sequence MARDKVTIQDIADALGISRNTASKALNGTGGIPEETRNKVIKKAIELKYKQFSLMESESLLSTKTPKNIALLTENLPNTSHFGSALISGLEKRISAEGYNLSIHIIRDIEKKTLSLPNNFDAAAVDGIICIELFDLEYSKMITGLEIPAIFIDCSAFVCYPDFQADVLLMENEHSTYQITKRLIDGGYKTFGFIGDRNHCRSFQERWVGFNRALSEAGIQLDPSQSVLDDDGLFFSSPGWADNKLKEMAELPSAFICANDFIAVSFMTALKNLNLSIPKDIVVCGFDNAPESRIIEPKLTTVHIYSNEMGVSAAEMLLSRIDHPDQPYQVSHIYTKPVIRESTPQIS encoded by the coding sequence ATGGCCAGGGATAAAGTGACCATACAAGATATCGCCGATGCACTGGGAATCTCCAGAAATACGGCCTCCAAAGCCTTGAACGGCACCGGGGGAATCCCCGAAGAAACCCGCAACAAAGTCATCAAGAAAGCAATTGAACTGAAATACAAGCAGTTCTCCCTGATGGAAAGCGAAAGCCTTCTGTCAACTAAAACGCCGAAGAATATCGCCCTGCTGACGGAGAATCTGCCCAACACCTCCCATTTCGGCTCCGCGCTTATTAGCGGCCTGGAGAAGCGGATCAGCGCGGAAGGCTATAATCTGTCCATTCATATCATCCGTGATATTGAAAAGAAAACGCTGTCGCTCCCCAATAACTTCGACGCGGCCGCCGTGGACGGCATTATCTGCATTGAACTCTTCGATCTGGAGTACAGCAAGATGATCACTGGCCTTGAGATTCCGGCCATCTTCATCGACTGCTCCGCATTTGTCTGCTACCCGGACTTTCAGGCCGACGTCCTGCTCATGGAGAACGAGCACAGTACTTACCAGATTACCAAACGGCTGATTGACGGCGGTTACAAGACCTTCGGCTTCATCGGGGACCGCAATCACTGCCGCAGCTTCCAGGAACGCTGGGTCGGCTTCAATCGCGCCCTTAGCGAAGCCGGCATTCAGCTTGATCCTTCGCAGAGCGTGCTGGACGACGATGGGCTGTTCTTCTCAAGCCCCGGCTGGGCCGATAACAAGCTCAAGGAAATGGCCGAGCTTCCCTCCGCTTTCATCTGCGCCAACGATTTTATCGCCGTCAGCTTCATGACCGCGCTCAAGAATCTGAATTTGTCGATACCGAAGGATATCGTCGTCTGCGGCTTCGACAACGCGCCGGAGTCGCGAATTATCGAGCCGAAGCTGACGACCGTGCACATCTACAGCAATGAAATGGGCGTGTCGGCCGCCGAAATGCTGCTGTCCCGCATCGATCATCCGGACCAGCCCTATCAGGTCTCGCATATTTACACGAAGCCTGTCATTCGGGAATCGACGCCGCAGATCAGCTGA
- a CDS encoding DUF6612 family protein, whose protein sequence is MRNNWRTLGKFLIAGAVVVSGSLGWTSHPVTVSAAANTKVITADQMLAKLAATSKTLKNFHLSSTKKQDLQIGSMRIGNTNTLSLDINRLPSFAAAGTVNIGFLDTDFELYANDKEYYKVVDGSDLIDEYDEDTASGDVYGDSANGEDVDSAEEIDPDSQYWVDLDQEDWYSLYTKGQFDPASVLESVKGYKKSMKVSTAGTQTILQFTLTDAKAAKAVIALYDRENLYEGAVIQPKSVTWKLYANSKTWQTERLTVDLNYVLVEDGEKDVYTTKVDAKYSAHNKVATIVKPSELQ, encoded by the coding sequence ATGAGGAATAATTGGAGAACACTGGGGAAATTTTTGATCGCAGGCGCTGTAGTGGTTTCAGGCTCGCTCGGATGGACTTCCCATCCTGTTACGGTATCCGCCGCCGCTAACACCAAAGTCATAACAGCGGATCAAATGCTCGCCAAATTGGCGGCGACCTCGAAGACGCTGAAGAATTTTCATTTGAGTTCAACGAAGAAACAGGACCTTCAGATCGGCAGCATGCGGATAGGCAACACCAACACGCTGAGCCTTGACATCAATCGTCTTCCTAGCTTTGCAGCGGCAGGCACTGTCAATATCGGGTTCCTTGATACGGACTTCGAATTGTACGCCAACGACAAGGAATACTACAAGGTGGTCGACGGCAGCGACCTTATCGATGAATACGACGAGGACACTGCAAGCGGCGATGTGTACGGAGATTCGGCAAATGGAGAAGACGTGGACAGCGCTGAAGAGATTGACCCCGATTCCCAGTACTGGGTTGACCTGGACCAGGAAGATTGGTATTCACTCTACACCAAGGGGCAATTCGACCCCGCTTCCGTGCTTGAGTCGGTCAAGGGCTATAAGAAATCCATGAAGGTCTCCACGGCCGGAACACAGACGATCCTTCAATTTACGCTAACCGATGCGAAAGCGGCCAAGGCCGTCATCGCACTCTATGACCGGGAGAACCTCTATGAGGGGGCGGTCATTCAGCCGAAAAGCGTAACCTGGAAATTGTACGCCAACAGCAAAACCTGGCAGACGGAAAGGCTGACCGTTGATCTGAATTATGTCCTGGTAGAAGACGGCGAGAAGGATGTATATACGACCAAGGTTGACGCCAAGTATTCCGCCCATAACAAAGTTGCAACGATTGTGAAGCCATCCGAGCTGCAATAG
- a CDS encoding IS5 family transposase (programmed frameshift) has product MNRYEIRDDQWEAIKDLLPPERKPQGGRPPKDHRQMLNAMLWVARSGAPWRDLPEYFGSWSTVYSRFRRWQMAGIWDRILEHVSAEPDEESVMIDTTIVRVHQHGSGAKGGGLKQAIGRSRGGLTTKIHAVVDALGNPLRFVLTGGHCHDSVTGYEILKQMDLTKRQVLADRAYDTNRIRRLLDEQTATCVIPSKKNRRKPLEWDREIYKERHLIECFFNKLKHYRRLATRYDKLACTFMAFLSLASIMIWLA; this is encoded by the exons ATGAATCGATATGAAATCCGTGACGACCAATGGGAAGCCATTAAGGACCTGCTACCGCCGGAGAGAAAACCACAAGGAGGGAGACCCCCGAAAGACCATCGTCAAATGCTAAATGCCATGCTGTGGGTAGCACGGTCAGGTGCCCCCTGGCGGGATTTACCTGAATATTTCGGCTCTTGGTCTACCGTCTATAGTCGATTCCGCCGCTGGCAAATGGCCGGTATTTGGGACCGTATTCTGGAGCATGTTTCCGCAGAGCCCGACGAGGAAAGCGTCATGATCGATACCACGATTGTCCGTGTCCATCAGCATGGATCGGGCGCAAAAG GGGGGGGCCTTAAGCAAGCCATTGGGCGGTCCCGGGGCGGATTAACAACCAAAATCCACGCAGTCGTTGACGCGCTGGGCAACCCACTGCGCTTTGTGCTGACCGGAGGCCATTGTCATGACTCCGTAACCGGTTATGAGATATTGAAACAAATGGACTTAACGAAAAGGCAAGTGTTGGCTGACCGAGCGTACGATACCAACCGAATCCGCCGTCTATTGGATGAACAGACTGCGACCTGTGTGATTCCAAGTAAGAAAAATCGTCGGAAGCCCCTGGAATGGGACCGTGAGATTTACAAGGAGCGTCATCTGATCGAGTGCTTTTTCAATAAACTAAAACACTATCGTCGACTAGCTACTCGCTATGATAAGCTGGCGTGTACCTTTATGGCTTTTTTGTCCCTGGCCTCCATTATGATATGGCTTGCTTAG
- the modA gene encoding molybdate ABC transporter substrate-binding protein, translating to MTQQHVRKAFGAMLLLAFVVLLAAGCAQNTQTAGGSSTSAAVSSEPDATPSTEPSGSSGGDSELLVSAAASLSDALNKLVPLFEQEHPDIKVRLNLAASGTLQKQIEQGAPADLFISAGTKQMKALNDKGLTDSAQTANLLTNELVLVVPADSGLTAVTADALSGPNFAKIAVGQPESVPAGMYAQQFLKSAGLWDKLENRLVMAKDVRQVLTYVASGNADAGFVYNSDAAGEPKVKIAMKVDSSTHDPIDYPAAVLKGSTHPEQAKLFYDYLFSKSAGDIFVEYGFKLAGQ from the coding sequence ATGACTCAACAACATGTGAGGAAAGCCTTTGGGGCCATGCTTCTGCTGGCGTTTGTCGTGCTGTTGGCGGCAGGATGCGCGCAGAACACTCAGACAGCAGGCGGCTCGTCTACGAGTGCAGCTGTCTCTTCGGAACCGGATGCAACGCCATCCACCGAACCTTCGGGTTCGTCTGGCGGTGACTCTGAGCTTCTGGTGTCAGCCGCCGCCAGCCTAAGCGACGCTCTGAACAAGCTGGTTCCGCTGTTCGAGCAGGAGCATCCGGATATCAAGGTCCGGCTGAATTTGGCGGCTTCGGGCACACTGCAGAAGCAGATCGAGCAGGGAGCGCCTGCCGATCTGTTCATATCCGCAGGCACGAAGCAGATGAAGGCTTTGAACGACAAGGGATTGACCGATTCTGCGCAGACTGCAAATCTGCTGACGAATGAGCTTGTTCTCGTCGTGCCCGCCGATTCCGGGCTGACCGCAGTTACGGCGGATGCGCTGAGCGGTCCCAATTTCGCCAAAATAGCGGTGGGGCAGCCGGAGTCGGTGCCGGCTGGTATGTACGCGCAGCAGTTTCTGAAGAGCGCCGGACTGTGGGACAAGCTGGAGAACCGGCTGGTGATGGCCAAGGATGTCCGCCAGGTGCTGACCTATGTCGCCTCGGGCAACGCGGACGCGGGGTTTGTCTATAACAGCGATGCCGCAGGCGAGCCCAAGGTCAAGATAGCCATGAAGGTCGATTCAAGCACCCATGACCCGATCGATTATCCGGCTGCCGTGCTTAAAGGCAGTACACATCCGGAGCAGGCGAAGCTATTTTATGACTATCTGTTCTCCAAAAGTGCAGGCGATATATTTGTGGAATACGGATTTAAGCTTGCCGGGCAGTAA
- a CDS encoding transposase, whose protein sequence is MYILQESLFSFEELQKIESKERLPIFFSALDLRPYARELRNPSPRGADGHCRQGILRALLAAPLENIDTFTGLARRLKFDLRFRYQCGLRLDIPAPSISTLSRVFAELTGKGLAKQLFEDLVTQCQEAGIIDGTHVAIDSAAIHAYEKKEPKRKSELTGNANWGAKFDTFGNKVKWFGYKLHLAVDAKSELPMALKVTSAHVNDGDEGPALMTTVAAKSKVKFFMLDAGYDQIKNYEAARNVKAQAIIPLNPRNEKEPPAGITRKGTPCCSMGFPMTYWGQEKVHLKFRCPHATGQVDCPLGMAACSSSNYGMVVKINSQTDLRRYALPHRESRGWKELYNKRTSVERCNSRMKTYLTADQLHVWGIQKVTTHQYLNAIVLLASALAIAKQRVQNAA, encoded by the coding sequence ATGTATATTCTCCAAGAAAGTCTATTTTCCTTTGAAGAGCTTCAAAAAATCGAATCGAAAGAGCGATTGCCCATCTTTTTCAGCGCTTTGGACCTGCGACCTTACGCAAGAGAATTGAGAAATCCCTCACCCCGAGGAGCAGACGGACACTGTCGTCAAGGCATTCTTCGCGCGCTACTCGCAGCTCCTTTAGAGAATATCGATACGTTCACCGGCCTAGCGCGCAGACTAAAGTTTGACCTCCGTTTCCGTTACCAATGTGGGCTTCGACTGGATATCCCCGCTCCTTCGATTTCTACATTAAGTCGAGTCTTTGCCGAGTTGACTGGCAAAGGCCTTGCCAAGCAGTTGTTTGAGGATCTTGTGACTCAGTGCCAAGAAGCTGGAATCATCGACGGAACTCATGTCGCTATCGACAGCGCCGCTATTCACGCTTACGAGAAAAAGGAACCCAAGCGAAAAAGTGAACTCACCGGCAATGCCAACTGGGGTGCCAAGTTTGACACCTTTGGCAACAAAGTCAAGTGGTTTGGCTATAAGTTGCATCTGGCCGTCGATGCCAAAAGTGAACTTCCCATGGCGCTCAAGGTGACCTCTGCCCATGTGAACGACGGAGACGAAGGGCCTGCACTCATGACGACTGTCGCTGCGAAATCTAAAGTGAAATTCTTCATGCTGGATGCGGGCTACGACCAAATAAAAAACTACGAGGCCGCCCGGAACGTCAAGGCGCAAGCCATTATTCCGCTGAATCCACGGAATGAAAAGGAACCGCCAGCGGGGATTACCCGCAAAGGCACGCCCTGTTGTTCGATGGGATTTCCCATGACGTATTGGGGACAGGAAAAGGTGCATTTAAAATTCCGTTGTCCACATGCGACAGGTCAAGTGGATTGTCCTTTGGGCATGGCCGCTTGTTCGTCCTCCAATTATGGAATGGTGGTTAAAATCAACAGTCAAACGGATCTCCGGCGTTATGCGCTACCGCATCGGGAAAGCCGAGGCTGGAAGGAACTTTACAATAAACGAACCAGTGTAGAACGCTGCAATTCTCGAATGAAGACCTATTTAACTGCAGACCAGCTTCACGTCTGGGGGATTCAAAAAGTGACAACTCACCAATATTTAAATGCGATTGTGTTACTTGCCTCTGCGCTTGCCATTGCGAAGCAACGAGTACAGAACGCCGCTTAA
- a CDS encoding ABC transporter permease — MEAKALQNTLEANHGKTVTRRKSSLWEFVRKHYFLYLLLSPALILTLIFKYGPMYGAIIAFKDFSPVKGILGSDWVGLYNFEKFLSSPNFEVIFMNTLKLSLFGLILSFPVPILLALMLNQVRRSGVKKNIQLFLYAPNFISVVVVVGMLFIFLSPTGPINQLVTWITGEPVMFLSRPEYFRWIYILSDIWTGAGWASIIYVAALANVDPELHNAANLDGANLLQRIRHIDLPTIKPIMAIVFILAAGGIMSIGFEKAYLLQTATNLPTSEIIPTYVYKIGLQSGDYAYSAAVGLFNSLINVILLVVVNTIVKKLNEGEGLY; from the coding sequence ATGGAGGCTAAGGCTTTGCAAAACACTCTGGAAGCGAATCACGGCAAGACAGTGACGAGGCGGAAAAGCTCCTTATGGGAGTTTGTCCGAAAGCACTATTTTTTGTATCTGCTGCTGTCGCCGGCTTTGATTCTGACCCTTATATTCAAGTACGGGCCGATGTACGGCGCCATCATCGCCTTTAAGGATTTCAGCCCGGTCAAGGGCATCCTCGGCAGCGATTGGGTAGGCTTGTATAACTTCGAGAAGTTCCTGTCTTCCCCCAACTTTGAAGTTATATTTATGAATACGCTTAAACTCAGCCTGTTCGGACTGATTCTGAGCTTTCCCGTTCCGATCCTGCTGGCCTTGATGCTGAATCAGGTCCGGCGGTCCGGCGTCAAAAAGAACATTCAATTGTTCCTGTACGCGCCTAATTTCATTTCCGTCGTCGTCGTGGTCGGCATGCTGTTCATCTTCCTGTCGCCTACAGGCCCGATTAACCAGCTTGTGACCTGGATAACCGGCGAACCGGTGATGTTCCTGTCCCGGCCGGAGTACTTCCGCTGGATTTATATCCTTTCGGATATTTGGACGGGAGCGGGCTGGGCTTCGATTATCTATGTGGCGGCGCTCGCGAATGTTGATCCAGAACTGCACAACGCGGCCAATCTGGATGGAGCCAACCTGCTGCAGCGTATCCGGCATATCGATCTGCCGACAATCAAGCCCATTATGGCAATCGTCTTCATTCTTGCGGCCGGCGGCATCATGTCGATCGGATTCGAGAAGGCCTATCTCTTGCAGACGGCGACGAACCTGCCGACATCCGAAATCATCCCGACCTATGTGTACAAAATCGGCCTGCAATCCGGCGACTACGCCTACTCGGCTGCTGTGGGGCTGTTCAACTCCCTGATCAACGTCATTTTGCTCGTTGTGGTGAACACGATTGTCAAGAAACTGAATGAAGGCGAAGGCCTGTACTAG
- a CDS encoding MCP four helix bundle domain-containing protein: MRWIKNMRTSVKLITSFLIVSVILGFVGLYGISNLNKMNSSLSGMYDNGLIPVKSALTAQVSYTRMRVNIRAAYIADTKESLDNSIATYQSEAKIVESSIAEFRKNKNERGVIKNSRAF; the protein is encoded by the coding sequence ATGAGATGGATAAAGAATATGAGAACCAGCGTCAAGTTGATTACTTCGTTTCTGATTGTATCGGTCATTCTGGGGTTTGTGGGACTTTATGGAATCAGCAATTTGAATAAAATGAACAGCTCGCTCAGCGGAATGTACGATAACGGTCTGATTCCCGTTAAATCGGCTTTGACGGCGCAGGTTAGCTATACCCGGATGAGAGTGAACATCCGCGCTGCTTACATTGCGGATACCAAAGAGAGTCTCGATAATTCTATCGCTACCTATCAATCCGAGGCCAAAATTGTGGAGAGCAGCATTGCGGAATTCAGAAAAAACAAAAATGAGCGCGGAGTCATTAAAAATTCTCGAGCCTTTTGA
- the mscL gene encoding large conductance mechanosensitive channel protein MscL, which produces MWKEFKAFAFKGNVLDLAIGVVIGAAFGKIVSSIVSDLITPLIGILFGGLDFTSLSLKYGDSAITYGNFIQSVIDFLLISASIFLFIKLLGKFQKSSPKEEPAPPAPSKEEVLLTEIRDLLKAQNREKA; this is translated from the coding sequence ATGTGGAAAGAGTTTAAGGCATTCGCATTCAAGGGAAATGTGCTGGATCTGGCAATCGGTGTCGTTATAGGGGCCGCGTTCGGCAAAATCGTCAGCTCCATTGTATCGGACCTGATCACCCCTCTGATCGGCATCTTGTTCGGCGGACTGGATTTTACCAGCTTGTCTCTTAAATATGGTGATTCAGCCATTACATACGGTAACTTTATCCAGTCGGTCATCGACTTCCTGTTGATTTCCGCCTCAATCTTCCTGTTCATCAAGCTGCTCGGCAAATTTCAGAAATCCAGCCCCAAGGAAGAACCCGCTCCTCCCGCTCCGAGCAAAGAGGAAGTGCTGCTGACGGAAATCCGTGATCTGCTCAAAGCGCAGAACCGCGAGAAGGCATAA
- a CDS encoding methyl-accepting chemotaxis protein: protein MGYFISQIISKPLSKVTSLVNAAGDGDLRSLLDIDTKDEVGQLAKGMNTMVHNLRTMVGHILAHAQSLAASSQQISASAEEIAHGNDSQAREARMINELFSELSTGVHSVAQNTEVASELSVQAAKAAEEGNGIIQLSNSSMQVVSQQMTRLEDDSQKIGEIIEVIEDIAEQTNLLALNAAIEAARAGEQGRGFAVVADEVRKLAERSGEATKQITKIIKGMQENTRSSVSSVQESADLSERTAESFQRIVSFVNDNGQKVMEIAAASEEQAAQTTTVLSAVENISSATEEAAASSQEMAATSQSLANLAGELQSSVSIFKI from the coding sequence ATGGGATATTTCATCTCCCAGATCATATCCAAACCATTGTCCAAGGTGACCAGTCTGGTGAACGCCGCAGGGGATGGAGATTTGCGCAGCCTACTTGATATCGACACGAAGGATGAGGTCGGACAACTGGCCAAAGGCATGAATACCATGGTCCATAATCTTCGCACGATGGTTGGCCATATTCTCGCGCATGCCCAGAGCCTTGCGGCGTCATCGCAGCAAATATCCGCAAGCGCTGAAGAGATTGCCCACGGCAATGACAGCCAGGCGAGAGAGGCCAGAATGATCAACGAACTGTTCAGCGAATTATCCACCGGTGTTCATTCGGTCGCTCAAAATACGGAAGTTGCTTCCGAGCTATCGGTTCAAGCGGCCAAAGCTGCGGAAGAAGGCAACGGCATTATTCAGCTGTCCAACTCCAGCATGCAGGTCGTCAGCCAACAAATGACGCGTCTTGAAGATGATTCGCAGAAGATCGGCGAAATAATCGAGGTTATTGAGGATATTGCGGAACAGACCAATCTGCTTGCACTCAATGCGGCGATTGAAGCCGCCCGCGCGGGAGAACAGGGACGGGGATTTGCTGTCGTGGCCGACGAGGTTCGCAAGCTGGCGGAGCGCAGCGGCGAGGCGACCAAGCAGATCACCAAGATCATCAAAGGCATGCAGGAGAATACACGGTCCAGTGTGAGCTCGGTGCAGGAAAGCGCGGATTTGTCCGAACGTACGGCGGAGTCCTTCCAGCGCATCGTATCCTTTGTCAATGATAACGGGCAGAAGGTTATGGAGATTGCCGCAGCAAGTGAGGAGCAGGCAGCCCAGACTACGACCGTATTGTCGGCGGTGGAAAATATTTCATCGGCAACGGAGGAGGCGGCGGCGAGCAGCCAGGAGATGGCGGCCACTTCCCAATCGCTGGCTAATCTCGCCGGTGAGCTGCAGTCCTCGGTATCCATTTTTAAAATTTGA
- a CDS encoding D-isomer specific 2-hydroxyacid dehydrogenase family protein → MKELKAVEASKLKICVFNYREFDEARHFREISSELGIELVICREAPTLSTIHLAKGCSCISIITTPMDAELIGELHRLNVTMISTRTVGFDHIDLKAAREHGIRVSNATYAPEGVADYTIMLMLMASRQMKRIMERAHIQDFSLDGIQGKDFARMTIGVIGTGRIGQTVIRHLSGFGNPLLAYSLSESEEAKRYARYVSLEELLRQSDLITLHAPVDESNYHMINADTIPKMKRGVILVNTARGALIDTKALMDGIESGQIGAAALDVIEDEISLYYHDLKSKVLSHRDLAVLRSYPNVIVTPHMAFYTNQSVQDMVYASLKSCVLEAEGAENPWRVV, encoded by the coding sequence ATGAAGGAGCTGAAAGCTGTGGAAGCCAGCAAGCTTAAGATATGCGTCTTTAATTACAGGGAGTTCGACGAAGCCCGGCATTTCCGGGAGATCAGCAGCGAGCTGGGAATAGAGCTTGTGATTTGCCGGGAGGCCCCGACGCTCTCCACGATTCATCTCGCCAAGGGCTGCTCCTGCATCTCGATCATCACGACGCCTATGGACGCCGAGTTGATTGGCGAGCTGCACCGCCTGAACGTGACGATGATTTCAACCCGGACGGTCGGCTTCGATCATATTGACCTGAAGGCTGCCCGGGAGCACGGAATCCGGGTCAGCAACGCGACCTACGCTCCCGAGGGCGTGGCCGATTATACGATCATGCTGATGCTGATGGCGTCACGGCAGATGAAGCGGATTATGGAACGGGCGCATATCCAGGATTTCTCGCTGGACGGGATTCAGGGCAAGGATTTCGCCCGTATGACAATCGGGGTTATCGGCACCGGCCGGATCGGGCAGACGGTCATTCGCCACCTGTCAGGATTCGGCAATCCGCTGCTGGCTTATTCACTCTCGGAATCGGAGGAAGCGAAGAGGTACGCCAGGTATGTCTCGCTGGAGGAACTGCTAAGGCAATCCGACCTTATAACGCTCCATGCGCCGGTCGATGAGAGCAACTACCATATGATCAATGCCGATACGATTCCGAAGATGAAGAGAGGGGTCATTCTCGTCAATACCGCCCGTGGAGCGCTGATCGATACAAAAGCGCTGATGGACGGGATCGAAAGCGGACAAATCGGGGCGGCGGCACTGGATGTTATTGAGGATGAGATTTCCCTCTACTACCATGACCTGAAATCCAAGGTGCTGAGCCACCGCGATCTGGCTGTTCTCCGCAGCTATCCGAATGTAATCGTGACGCCCCATATGGCCTTCTACACGAACCAATCGGTGCAGGATATGGTATACGCTTCGCTGAAGAGCTGTGTGCTGGAGGCGGAGGGCGCGGAGAATCCCTGGAGGGTCGTATGA
- a CDS encoding carbohydrate ABC transporter permease has protein sequence MFIKHTRMDRFMLTLNAVLLTLAVLLVVIPLVYVVIASFMDPSVLLSRGLSFHLKDWSLDGYEKILTNPAMIRGFGNAVLYSVCFALLTVSVSVCAGYALSDDRLRGRGLFMTLFIITMFFGGGLVPTYLLVKNLGMLNTIWAVIIPGCINVWNIILSRTFFKSVPHELKEAANVDGASEMRIFFGIVLPLSKPIVFVLALYAFVGQWNSYFDAMIYLDNPNLHPLQLVLRSILIQNQVDPGMISDQLAMAEMKRLSEIIKYAAIVVSSLPLIIMYPFFQKYFEKGVMLGSLK, from the coding sequence ATGTTCATCAAGCATACCCGGATGGACCGCTTCATGCTTACGCTGAATGCCGTCCTGCTGACCCTGGCCGTCCTGCTTGTCGTAATCCCGCTCGTCTATGTGGTGATCGCTTCCTTCATGGACCCGTCGGTGCTGCTCAGCCGGGGTCTATCGTTTCATCTCAAGGACTGGTCGCTGGACGGCTATGAGAAAATCCTGACCAATCCGGCCATGATTCGCGGATTTGGAAACGCTGTCTTGTATTCGGTCTGCTTCGCCCTCCTTACCGTCAGCGTCTCGGTCTGCGCAGGCTATGCGCTGTCGGACGACCGGCTAAGAGGAAGAGGCCTCTTCATGACCCTGTTCATCATCACGATGTTCTTCGGCGGCGGGCTCGTTCCGACCTACCTGCTGGTGAAGAATCTGGGCATGCTCAATACGATTTGGGCCGTTATCATTCCCGGTTGCATCAACGTCTGGAATATCATTTTGTCCCGGACATTCTTCAAGAGCGTTCCCCATGAACTAAAGGAAGCCGCCAATGTGGACGGGGCGTCGGAAATGCGGATCTTCTTTGGCATTGTGCTCCCGCTGTCCAAACCGATTGTATTCGTGCTTGCGCTGTACGCTTTTGTCGGCCAGTGGAACTCCTATTTCGACGCCATGATCTATCTGGACAATCCGAACCTGCATCCCCTTCAGCTCGTGCTGCGCTCCATCCTGATCCAGAACCAGGTCGATCCGGGCATGATCAGCGACCAGCTCGCCATGGCGGAGATGAAGCGGCTGTCTGAAATTATCAAATATGCCGCGATTGTCGTATCGAGTCTGCCGCTCATCATCATGTATCCGTTCTTCCAGAAGTACTTCGAGAAAGGTGTTATGCTCGGTTCCCTCAAATAG